A stretch of the Xiphias gladius isolate SHS-SW01 ecotype Sanya breed wild chromosome 19, ASM1685928v1, whole genome shotgun sequence genome encodes the following:
- the ap3s1 gene encoding AP-3 complex subunit sigma-1 has translation MIKAILIFNNHGKPRLSKFYEHYSEDTEQQIIRETFHLVSKRDENVCNFLEGGMLIGGSDYKLIYRHYATLYFVFCVDSSESELGILDLIQVFVETLDKCFENVCELDLIFHVDKVHNILAEMVMGGMVLETNMNEIIMQVDAQNKMEKSEAGIAGAPARAVSAVKNMNLPEMPRNINIGDISIKVPNLPSFK, from the exons ATGATAAAAGCCATTTTAATATTCAACAACCACGGGAAACCAAGGCTTTCTAAATTCTACGAGCATTAT AGTGAAGACACTGAGCAACAGATCATCAGGGAAACCTTCCACTTGGTGTCGAAAAGAGATGAGAACGTCTGTAACTTTCTAGAAGGTGGAAT GTTGATTGGAGGATCAGACTACAAGCTGATCTACAGACACTATGCCacactgtactttgtgttttgtgtggacTCCTCAGAGAGTGAACTAGGAATTTTAGACTTAATTCAG GTATTTGTGGAAACGCTGGACAAATGCTTTGAGAATGTCTGTGAGCTTGACTTAATTTTCCATGTAGACAAG GTCCACAACATTCTGGCAGAGATGGTGATGGGCGGGATGGTCCTGGAGACCAACATGAATGAAATCATCATGCAGGTGGATGCTCAGAACAAGATGGAGAAGTCTGAG gccGGTATTGCAGGAGCGCCTGCTCGTGCCGTATCAGCTGTAAAGAACATGAACCTCCCGGAAATGCCCAGAAACATCAACATTGGTGACATCAGCATAAAAGTGCCAAATTTACCCTCCTTCAAATAG